One genomic region from Equus asinus isolate D_3611 breed Donkey chromosome 8, EquAss-T2T_v2, whole genome shotgun sequence encodes:
- the CDKN1A gene encoding cyclin-dependent kinase inhibitor 1, with translation MSEPARDARPIPRGSKACRRLFGPVDGEQLRRDCDALMASCAQEARERWNFDFVTETPLEGDFAWERVRGLGLPKLYLSPGPRGSRDDLRGGKRPSTSPALLQGTAEEDHVDLSLSCTLLPHPPERPEGSPGEPGTSQGRKRRQTIMTDFYHSKRRRIFSKRKP, from the exons ATGTCGGAGCCGGCCAGGGATGCTCGTCCGATCCCGCGTGGCAGCAAGGCCTGCCGCCGCCTCTTCGGCCCGGTGGACGGCGAGCAGCTGCGCCGAGACTGTGACGCGCTGATGGCCAGCTGCGCACAGGAGGCCCGGGAGCGATGGAACTTCGATTTTGTCACCGAGACACCGCTGGAGGGCGACTTCGCCTGGGAGCGCGTGCGGGGCCTCGGCCTGCCCAAGCTCTACCTGTCCCCGGGGCCCCGGGGGAGCCGGGACGACCTGAGAGGGGGCAAGCGGCCCAGCACGTCGCCTGCCCTGCTGCAGGGGACAGCCGAGGAGGACCACGTGGACCTGTCGCTGTCCTGTACCCTCCTGCCTCACCCCCCTGAGCGGCCTGAGGGGTCCCCGGGGGAGCCTGGCACCTCTCAGGGCCGAAAACGGCGGCAGACCATCATGACAG ATTTCTACCACTCCAAACGCCGCCGGATCTTCTCCAAGAGGAAGCCCTAA